GGTTCGGGTCTTGGGCTGTGCATCACCAAACGACTGACGGAATTGTACCAGGGCAGTTTCTCAATTCAGGGCGAGCCGGGGCGCGGGACAACGGTCAGCTTAAGATTGCCAAAGCCCCGCGCGAAGTGAGCCCCCTGGCAAACGGTGGGCGTCGCGCGCGTCCCTCGTGGGCGATCCGGGGGGATCGCAACCGGCCTCGCGCTCCGGTCTTTCGTCGCAGGAGGATTTGCGTTTTCAAAAAGGCCGGATCGGCTAGCCTCCTGCCCGTGTCTGCCTTCGTCAATCCGGCGCTGAAAGCCTTCGTCACGCAAATCGGCAGCGAATTGACGCTCGCACAAATCGTGATCACAGCCAAAGGACGGACCTTTGAACTGCGGCACCTGGAAGACCGCGGGAGGCCCGCGCGGGATCTGCGTGAATTGAAGCTCGATGACCTGCGTGCCATGGCGCAATTCACCGCAAGCGGGGCGTTTCGCCCGTTGAAATCCGCGCCCACGCTACAAACGG
This sequence is a window from Candidatus Angelobacter sp.. Protein-coding genes within it:
- a CDS encoding ATP-binding protein; the encoded protein is GSGLGLCITKRLTELYQGSFSIQGEPGRGTTVSLRLPKPRAK